The following proteins are encoded in a genomic region of Helicobacter macacae MIT 99-5501:
- a CDS encoding Do family serine endopeptidase translates to MSKKSYFSTLALACVVCASSLQAYSIQNAPKASKRANPMNDKNTVYSYHDAIVRATKAVVNISTQKKVANNIMNPMFNDPFFQQFFGDMYSQIPKDRVERSLGSGVIISHDGYIITNNHVIDGADKIIVTIPNDTREYTASLVGTDKDGDIAVIRISKNNLPFVPFADSNDVAVGDVVFAIGNPFGVGETVTQGIVSAINKNIQINAYENFIQTDASINPGNSGGALIDSRGALIGMNTAILSRTGGNHGVGFAIPANMVKEVANSLVKEGRIQRGYIGVGTQDISENLRSNYGNAQGAVVISIDPKSPARKAGLLVWDLITAVNGKPVKDSASLRNLIGALKPNERATLSIIRDGKPQTITLTLATRKDGSANESAPVNIPESSDEKSALKGMRVEPLSAQIRQRYRIPSDISGVIVTNVAPNSPAQEAGFSQGDIISQVEDIAIKDTADFARALNKYRGKNKRFLVYSNEGARTIVAK, encoded by the coding sequence CGGTGTATTCCTACCACGATGCGATTGTGAGGGCTACCAAAGCCGTAGTAAATATCTCCACGCAAAAAAAAGTCGCAAACAACATTATGAACCCAATGTTTAACGACCCGTTTTTTCAGCAGTTTTTTGGCGATATGTATAGCCAAATCCCAAAAGACAGGGTAGAACGCTCTTTGGGCAGTGGCGTCATCATCTCGCACGATGGCTATATCATCACCAATAACCACGTAATAGACGGCGCGGACAAAATCATCGTAACGATTCCAAATGACACAAGAGAATACACTGCTAGCCTTGTCGGCACGGATAAAGACGGCGATATTGCTGTGATTCGTATCAGCAAAAACAACCTGCCTTTTGTGCCATTTGCCGATAGCAATGATGTCGCAGTGGGCGATGTAGTCTTTGCTATTGGGAATCCATTTGGCGTAGGCGAGACCGTAACTCAAGGTATCGTTTCAGCTATAAACAAAAATATCCAAATCAACGCTTATGAAAACTTTATCCAAACAGACGCTTCAATCAATCCCGGGAATTCAGGTGGTGCACTAATCGACTCACGCGGTGCGCTAATCGGTATGAACACAGCTATCCTCTCACGCACAGGTGGCAATCACGGAGTGGGATTTGCTATCCCTGCAAATATGGTAAAAGAAGTGGCAAATTCTCTTGTCAAAGAGGGTAGAATCCAGCGGGGTTACATAGGTGTAGGCACGCAAGACATAAGCGAAAATCTACGCTCAAACTACGGCAACGCTCAAGGCGCGGTAGTCATCTCTATCGACCCCAAATCCCCCGCACGCAAAGCGGGGCTACTTGTGTGGGATTTGATAACTGCAGTAAATGGCAAGCCTGTCAAAGACTCTGCTAGCTTGCGAAATCTAATCGGTGCGCTAAAACCAAATGAGAGAGCAACTCTAAGCATAATCCGTGATGGCAAACCTCAAACTATCACGCTCACGCTTGCTACGCGCAAAGACGGAAGCGCAAATGAAAGTGCGCCTGTAAATATCCCAGAATCTAGCGATGAAAAAAGCGCGCTAAAAGGAATGCGCGTAGAGCCACTCTCTGCCCAAATCCGCCAAAGATACAGAATCCCAAGCGACATATCAGGCGTGATAGTAACCAATGTCGCGCCAAACTCTCCAGCACAAGAGGCGGGATTTTCTCAAGGCGACATCATCTCTCAAGTAGAAGACATAGCTATCAAAGACACGGCAGACTTTGCTCGTGCGCTAAACAAATATAGGGGCAAAAATAAGCGATTTTTGGTGTATTCAAATGAGGGTGCTCGCACGATAGTGGCAAAATAA
- a CDS encoding DegT/DnrJ/EryC1/StrS family aminotransferase gives MKEVKKVPFLDLKAQFVDLQKAVLKGVESICKNAEFVLGSAVSEFEENFSSTIFGKAPKKPKEKLDEAIEELLHSAYNKNHCVGVGNGTDALQIALKALDLPPHSEVLIPANTYFACAEAVLNAGLNLAIIDCDENGEFVINKENLSPKSSAFIAVHLYGKVLDLDKLRDFAKENSLAFIEDCAQAHGGVDKQGRSVGSVGDIATFSFYPGKNLGAYGDGGAVLSKDINLVKKARQIANHGQEYQNDAFVKNHHIALGYNSRLDSIQAKILTIKLPLLETHNEYRTRAARRYYYKLESLEKKGYLKLPPLSEQCVWHLFVIEWLMEGQKGRDSLCEFLQKNGIECSIHYPNALSDIEVLRNDERVRVLPTPNASRRAKTIISLPMGEHLRNKHIEYISDKIEEFIAKK, from the coding sequence ATGAAAGAAGTCAAAAAAGTTCCGTTTTTGGACTTAAAAGCGCAGTTTGTGGATTTGCAAAAAGCGGTGCTAAAGGGTGTAGAGAGCATTTGCAAAAATGCAGAATTCGTGCTAGGAAGCGCGGTAAGCGAGTTTGAGGAGAATTTCAGTAGCACGATTTTTGGCAAAGCACCCAAAAAACCCAAAGAAAAGCTAGATGAAGCCATAGAAGAGCTACTTCATAGTGCTTATAACAAAAACCACTGCGTAGGCGTAGGCAATGGCACTGACGCGCTACAAATCGCCCTAAAAGCCCTAGATTTGCCACCTCATAGCGAAGTGCTTATCCCTGCAAACACTTACTTTGCCTGTGCAGAAGCTGTGCTAAATGCGGGGCTAAACCTCGCAATAATTGATTGCGATGAAAATGGCGAATTTGTCATAAATAAAGAAAATCTAAGCCCAAAATCTAGCGCATTTATCGCTGTGCATCTCTATGGCAAAGTGCTTGATTTAGACAAGCTACGCGATTTTGCCAAAGAGAATTCTCTAGCGTTTATCGAGGACTGCGCTCAAGCGCACGGGGGAGTGGATAAGCAAGGGCGAAGTGTGGGGAGTGTGGGTGATATAGCGACATTTAGCTTTTATCCGGGCAAAAATCTAGGTGCGTATGGTGATGGCGGGGCGGTGCTATCAAAAGACATAAATCTAGTCAAAAAAGCTAGGCAAATCGCAAATCACGGACAAGAATACCAAAACGATGCGTTTGTAAAAAATCACCACATAGCACTAGGGTATAACTCAAGACTAGATTCTATCCAAGCAAAGATTTTGACAATAAAACTACCATTGCTAGAAACACATAACGAATACAGGACAAGGGCTGCTAGGCGATATTATTATAAGCTAGAATCTTTGGAGAAAAAGGGCTATCTAAAGCTGCCACCTCTTAGCGAGCAGTGCGTATGGCATCTCTTTGTCATTGAGTGGCTTATGGAGGGGCAAAAGGGTAGGGATAGCTTGTGTGAATTTCTGCAAAAAAACGGCATAGAATGCTCTATCCACTATCCAAACGCACTTAGCGATATAGAAGTGCTACGAAACGATGAGAGAGTGCGGGTGCTACCTACACCAAATGCGTCAAGGCGGGCAAAAACTATCATAAGCCTGCCGATGGGAGAGCACCTGCGAAACAAACATATTGAATACATTAGCGATAAAATAGAGGAATTTATCGCTAAAAAATAA